A part of Syntrophorhabdaceae bacterium genomic DNA contains:
- a CDS encoding TetR family transcriptional regulator: MEKDAQLKRDRNKRILMDIRREQLTAAAYKVVSKKGYNNFTIADIAHEAGLSVGLVHYYFKNKQELLLHVFKETQKNVRRNLAAELEKASDPRGKLEIFIDQSFLLFQREKDYFFLLFEFWTEINRNNTIKKMVRRLYQAYREELSVILKKGIEEKIFAEMDIQYTTTLCVSIVQHTIIQHLIDDTAFDFNEYAGRMKTFIMETILRRAHAMDGYPIPR, encoded by the coding sequence ATGGAAAAAGACGCACAGTTAAAACGGGACAGAAACAAGCGAATCCTGATGGACATTCGTCGCGAGCAACTGACTGCGGCAGCGTACAAGGTCGTCAGCAAGAAGGGATATAACAACTTTACCATCGCCGACATTGCCCACGAAGCCGGACTGTCCGTCGGCCTCGTTCATTACTATTTCAAGAACAAGCAGGAGCTTTTGCTCCACGTCTTTAAGGAAACACAGAAAAACGTTCGAAGAAATCTTGCTGCGGAATTGGAAAAGGCCTCGGATCCACGTGGGAAACTGGAAATCTTCATTGACCAGAGTTTTCTATTGTTCCAACGGGAGAAGGACTACTTCTTTCTGCTCTTCGAGTTCTGGACAGAGATTAACCGTAACAACACCATCAAGAAAATGGTTCGGCGGCTTTACCAAGCTTACCGAGAGGAATTGTCCGTTATCCTCAAGAAAGGCATCGAAGAAAAAATATTTGCGGAAATGGACATTCAGTACACGACCACCTTGTGTGTTTCTATCGTCCAGCATACGATTATTCAGCATCTCATCGATGATACAGCATTCGATTTCAACGAATACGCAGGCCGCATGAAGACCTTCATTATGGAAACCATTCTCAGGAGGGCACATGCAATGGATGGGTACCCCATACCGAGGTAG